A stretch of the Hippocampus zosterae strain Florida chromosome 18, ASM2543408v3, whole genome shotgun sequence genome encodes the following:
- the LOC127591431 gene encoding TBC1 domain family member 10A-like isoform X2: MAKPDRDDGELEFQGSVEQLTSNGSTRSFGSDAVTLDSDATETSGEKEVDKYGFTGGAQQYRGLHAEEIPTEVLRQREAKWLEMLNSWDKWMAKKHKKVKARCQKGIPPSLRGRAWLYLTGGKVKEEQNRGKFQELDSQPGDPKWVDVIERDLHRQFPFHEMFSARGGHGQQDLFRVLKAYTLHRPEEGYCQAQAPIAAVLLMHMPAEDAFWVLVQICEKYLPGYYSSGLEAIQLDGEILYALLRRVSPVAHRHLKQHKLDPILYMTEWFMCAFSRTLPWASVLRVWDMFLCEGVKILFRVGLVLLKCMLGSQEKVRACPGLYETMERLRAIPPQYMQERFLVQETIELSVSEKDIEKEHLAQLRRWRDARGDLHYRSPPRMHGAKAVMAAEPPDRQDLRQRPTIVVESPSEVDGGKHTRKARRENRKKSALPPQATDKTPPSLEAPSPLLQPHLSILEPRVKFN, from the exons ATGGCAAAACCCGACAGGGACGATGGAGAGCTTGAGTTTCAGGGTAGCGTGGAGCAGCTGACAAGCAACGGGAGCACTCGGTCGTTTGGCTCCGATGCAGTCACACTGGACTCCGACGCCACTGAAACGTCTGGGGAGAAAGAGGTGGACAAGTACGGATTCACAGGTGGAGCCCAGCAGTATCGAGGACTCCA tgcagaagaaaTCCCCACGGAGGTGCTGAGGCAGCGGGAGGCCAAATGGCTTGAGATGCTCAACAGCTGGGACAAGTGGATGGCTAAAAAGCACAAGAAG GTGAAAGCTCGCTGTCAGAAGGGGATCCCGCCATCGTTGCGTGGTCGCGCCTGGCTCTACCTCACgggaggaaaagtgaaggaggaACAAAACCGGGGCAAGTTCCAG GAACTGGACAGCCAACCCGGAGATCCCAAATGGGTAGATGTCATCGAGCGAGATCTCCACCGACAGTTTCCCTTCCACGAAATGTTTTCAGCCAGGGGGGGACATGG GCAGCAAGACTTGTTCCGTGTGCTGAAGGCGTACACGCTGCACCGTCCCGAGGAGGGCTACTGTCAGGCTCAGGCTCCCATCGCCGCCGTGCTCCTCATGCACATGCCTGCggag GACGCGTTCTGGGTCCTTGTACAGATTTGTGAGAAGTACCTTCCTGGATACTACAGTTCAGGGCTG GAGGCCATCCAGCTGGACGGAGAGATCCTGTACGCTCTGCTGCGGCGGGTGTCTCCCGTGGCGCACCGTCACCTCAAGCAACACAAGCTGGATCCCATCTTGTACATGACCGAGTGGTTCATGTGCGCTTTCTCCCGCACGCTGCCCTGGGCTTCCGTGCTTCGCGTGTGGGACATGTTCCTTTGCGAGG GAGTGAAGATCCTGTTCCGTGTGGGCCTGGTCCTGCTCAAATGCATGCTGGGATCTCAAGAGAAGGTGAGAGCCTGCCCGGGTCTTTACGAAACGATGGAGCGTCTCCGGGCCATACCGCCACAATACATGCAGGAGCGTTTCCTGGTGCAAGAG ACCATAGAGCTGTCCGTATCGGAGAAAGACATCGAGAAAGAGCACCTGGCGCAGCTGCGGCGCTGGAGAGACGCCCGCGGCGACCTCCATTACAGATCCCCTCCCAGGATGCACGGCGCAAAGGCCGTCATGGCCGCCGAGCCGCCGGACCGACAGGATTTGAGGCAGCGGCCCACCATCGTAGTGGAGTCTCCCTCGGAGGTCGACGGCGGCAAGCACACTCGCAAGGCCAGAAGGGAGAATCGGAAGAAGAGCGCTCTGCCGCCGCAGGCGACGGATAAAACGCCGCCGTCTCTCGAGGCACCATCGCCTCTCCTGCAGCCA cacttGTCCATATTGGAGCCGAGGGTGAAATTCAACTGA
- the LOC127591426 gene encoding major prion protein-like isoform X3 — MMKRWREAALLSFLLICLLKTDSTWARKGGSSSSSSRKSSTSTWGNRGSQSKPSSSNPGSTSNRNTNPYPSGGNYPGAGNRNPSSYPGGGSYPNQNPGRTNPGGYPAGGSYPNQNPAGRNPAAGGYPNQNPAGRYPNQNPARNYPNQNPAAGGGYPNRGGYPAGGSYPAGGSYPAGGGYPNRGGYPVAGGYPAAGGYPNRNPYQYPAAGGYPGRGGSFGYPQGNPNNKILSPHIGGGAYGYGGTGIGGSPFSRSVQSMGYKPKSTGFAKKAMLAAGVGAVAGMAVGYGLGRFPRPHFSFRNPEEEHYYNNYMYRRYGSQSTDEKDFGRDYVYKLPPRAENYDAFMARCMNRTDLLKEQKTNSPGGIQDDDDDTVSIEEIGYPSLVEQMKARRCVENYMVYSERFLEKRKSEHQVQTGRSGPPSVGVAQFFPSLFMLLFSVFLFQ, encoded by the exons ATGATGAAGAGATGGCGTGAGGCGGCTTTGCTGTCTTTCCTCCTCATATGTCTGCTAAAAACCGACTCCACATGGGCCAGAAAAGgagggagcagcagcagcagcagccggaAATCTTCCACCTCCACTTGGGGGAACCGGGGATCGCAATCCAAACCGTCCAGCTCAAATCCGGGAAGCACTTCCAACCGGAACACCAATCCATACCCCTCCGGTGGAAATTATCCTGGAGCAGGAAATAGAAACCCGTCAAGTTATCCAGGAGGCGGAAGTTACCCCAACCAGAATCCTGGCCGAACCAATCCTGGTGGATATCCAGCGGGTGGCAGTTATCCAAACCAGAACCCCGCAGGCCGTAACCCAGCTGCTGGCGGTTATCCAAACCAGAACCCTGCAGGCC GTTATCCGAACCAAAATCCTGCAAGGAATTATCCAAATCAGAACCCGGCTGCTGGAGGCGGCTACCCGAACAGGGGTGGTTACCCAGCTGGAGGGAGCTACCCGGCCGGCGGAAGCTACCCGGCCGGAGGGGGCTATCCTAACAGGGGTGGCTACCCAGTTGCGGGAGGCTACCCAGCTGCAGGGGGCTATCCCAACAGAAACCCCTACCAGTATCCAGCTGCAGGTGGTTACCCAGGGCGTGGTGGATCATTCGGCTACCCCCAAGGAAACCCAAATAACAAGATTTTGAGTCCCCACATTGGCGGGGGTGCTTACGGATACGGCGGTACCGGAATAGGAGGGTCTCCCTTCTCCCgttctgtgcagagtatgggtTACAAACCCAAATCTACGGGGTTCGCCAAGAAGGCCATGCTGGCAGCGGGCGTAGGCGCCGTGGCGGGAATGGCGGTGGGATATGGACTGGGGCGCTTCCCCCGACCGCACTTCTCTTTCCGTAACCCTGAGGAAGAGCATTACTATAACAACTACATGTACCGCCGCTACGGCTCACAATCCACCGACGAGAAGGACTTTGGCCGCGATTACGTCTACAAGCTGCCACCCAGAGCCGAGAACTACGACGCATTCATGGCCCGATGTATGAACAGAACGGATCTTCTCAAGGAGCAGAAGACCAACTCCCCTGGGGGTATCCAAGACGACGATGACGACACAGTGAGTATCGAGGAGATCGGCTATCCGTCCCTGGTGGAACAAATGAAGGCCCGGCGCTGCGTGGAGAATTACATGGTCTACTCCGAGCGCTTCCTGGAGAAACGCAAGTCCGAGCATCAGGTCCAGACAGGTCGCAGCGGCCCGCCGAGCGTCGGGGTGGCACAGTTTTTCCCGTCGCTCTTCATGCTGCTGTTCAGCGTGTTCCTGTTCCAGTAA
- the LOC127591488 gene encoding uncharacterized protein LOC127591488, protein MAVGGQQKSFNLYCIIPLWPIETRGGWGIAPVAVELIMKEQLSGSNGLPHQHHILSVGPHGKDLQAVMTGQQKLVPLWLLLLLVVALCPGAQYTYSKRGDATHNSGKSNKVPASKGHGLPKPGLKRAGAGAAAAGMLGGTGTGYGLGFLGRPKYGSRGHAGQKTESSGRYDGHGQTFRNQSSWRAFLKAAAPAHLSNSLLLLGHALTFLTGLCMGAL, encoded by the exons ATGGCCGTGGGAGGTCAGCAAAAATCATTCAACCTGTACTGTATTATTCCTCTTTGGCCAATAGAAACACGAGGGGGGTGGGGCATAGCTCCTGTTGCTGTGGAATTAATTATGAAAGAGCAACTTTCTGGATCGAATGGATTGCCCCATCAGCATCACATCCTCAGTGTGGGACCCCACGGAAAG GACCTCCAGGCTGTGATGACAGGCCAGCAGAAGCTTGTGCCACTGTGGCTCTTGTTGTTGCTCGTAGTAGCCCTGTGTCCAGGTGCGCAGTACACATACAGCAAGCGTGGCGATGCTACACATAATAGCGGAAAGAGCAACAAGGTACCTGCTTCTAAGGGTCACGGCCTCCCCAAGCCCGGCCTCAAGAGGGCGGGGgcaggggcggcggcggccggcatGCTGGGGGGCACGGGCACCGGATACGGGCTGGGCTTCCTCGGGAGGCCCAAGTACGGTTCCAGGGGGCACGCCGGCCAAAAGACGGAATCCAGCGGGCGCTACGACGGCCATGGCCAAACGTTTCGCAATCAGTCGAGTTGGAGGGCTTTTCTGAAGGCGGCGGCGCCTGCGCACTTGAGTAACTCCTTACTTTTGCTGGGACAtgcgctcaccttcctcacagGGCTTTGCATGGGTGCACTTTGA
- the LOC127591431 gene encoding TBC1 domain family member 10A-like isoform X1 → MAKPDRDDGELEFQGSVEQLTSNGSTRSFGSDAVTLDSDATETSGEKEVDKYGFTGGAQQYRGLHAEEIPTEVLRQREAKWLEMLNSWDKWMAKKHKKVKARCQKGIPPSLRGRAWLYLTGGKVKEEQNRGKFQELDSQPGDPKWVDVIERDLHRQFPFHEMFSARGGHGQQDLFRVLKAYTLHRPEEGYCQAQAPIAAVLLMHMPAEDAFWVLVQICEKYLPGYYSSGLEAIQLDGEILYALLRRVSPVAHRHLKQHKLDPILYMTEWFMCAFSRTLPWASVLRVWDMFLCEGVKILFRVGLVLLKCMLGSQEKVRACPGLYETMERLRAIPPQYMQERFLVQETIELSVSEKDIEKEHLAQLRRWRDARGDLHYRSPPRMHGAKAVMAAEPPDRQDLRQRPTIVVESPSEVDGGKHTRKARRENRKKSALPPQATDKTPPSLEAPSPLLQPVSTHASRESVSSADHDTYL, encoded by the exons ATGGCAAAACCCGACAGGGACGATGGAGAGCTTGAGTTTCAGGGTAGCGTGGAGCAGCTGACAAGCAACGGGAGCACTCGGTCGTTTGGCTCCGATGCAGTCACACTGGACTCCGACGCCACTGAAACGTCTGGGGAGAAAGAGGTGGACAAGTACGGATTCACAGGTGGAGCCCAGCAGTATCGAGGACTCCA tgcagaagaaaTCCCCACGGAGGTGCTGAGGCAGCGGGAGGCCAAATGGCTTGAGATGCTCAACAGCTGGGACAAGTGGATGGCTAAAAAGCACAAGAAG GTGAAAGCTCGCTGTCAGAAGGGGATCCCGCCATCGTTGCGTGGTCGCGCCTGGCTCTACCTCACgggaggaaaagtgaaggaggaACAAAACCGGGGCAAGTTCCAG GAACTGGACAGCCAACCCGGAGATCCCAAATGGGTAGATGTCATCGAGCGAGATCTCCACCGACAGTTTCCCTTCCACGAAATGTTTTCAGCCAGGGGGGGACATGG GCAGCAAGACTTGTTCCGTGTGCTGAAGGCGTACACGCTGCACCGTCCCGAGGAGGGCTACTGTCAGGCTCAGGCTCCCATCGCCGCCGTGCTCCTCATGCACATGCCTGCggag GACGCGTTCTGGGTCCTTGTACAGATTTGTGAGAAGTACCTTCCTGGATACTACAGTTCAGGGCTG GAGGCCATCCAGCTGGACGGAGAGATCCTGTACGCTCTGCTGCGGCGGGTGTCTCCCGTGGCGCACCGTCACCTCAAGCAACACAAGCTGGATCCCATCTTGTACATGACCGAGTGGTTCATGTGCGCTTTCTCCCGCACGCTGCCCTGGGCTTCCGTGCTTCGCGTGTGGGACATGTTCCTTTGCGAGG GAGTGAAGATCCTGTTCCGTGTGGGCCTGGTCCTGCTCAAATGCATGCTGGGATCTCAAGAGAAGGTGAGAGCCTGCCCGGGTCTTTACGAAACGATGGAGCGTCTCCGGGCCATACCGCCACAATACATGCAGGAGCGTTTCCTGGTGCAAGAG ACCATAGAGCTGTCCGTATCGGAGAAAGACATCGAGAAAGAGCACCTGGCGCAGCTGCGGCGCTGGAGAGACGCCCGCGGCGACCTCCATTACAGATCCCCTCCCAGGATGCACGGCGCAAAGGCCGTCATGGCCGCCGAGCCGCCGGACCGACAGGATTTGAGGCAGCGGCCCACCATCGTAGTGGAGTCTCCCTCGGAGGTCGACGGCGGCAAGCACACTCGCAAGGCCAGAAGGGAGAATCGGAAGAAGAGCGCTCTGCCGCCGCAGGCGACGGATAAAACGCCGCCGTCTCTCGAGGCACCATCGCCTCTCCTGCAGCCAGTGAGTACGCACGCGTCCAGAGAGAGCGTGAGCAGTGCCGACCACGACACGTATTTGTAG
- the LOC127591431 gene encoding TBC1 domain family member 10A-like isoform X3 yields the protein MLNSWDKWMAKKHKKVKARCQKGIPPSLRGRAWLYLTGGKVKEEQNRGKFQELDSQPGDPKWVDVIERDLHRQFPFHEMFSARGGHGQQDLFRVLKAYTLHRPEEGYCQAQAPIAAVLLMHMPAEDAFWVLVQICEKYLPGYYSSGLEAIQLDGEILYALLRRVSPVAHRHLKQHKLDPILYMTEWFMCAFSRTLPWASVLRVWDMFLCEGVKILFRVGLVLLKCMLGSQEKVRACPGLYETMERLRAIPPQYMQERFLVQETIELSVSEKDIEKEHLAQLRRWRDARGDLHYRSPPRMHGAKAVMAAEPPDRQDLRQRPTIVVESPSEVDGGKHTRKARRENRKKSALPPQATDKTPPSLEAPSPLLQPVSTHASRESVSSADHDTYL from the exons ATGCTCAACAGCTGGGACAAGTGGATGGCTAAAAAGCACAAGAAG GTGAAAGCTCGCTGTCAGAAGGGGATCCCGCCATCGTTGCGTGGTCGCGCCTGGCTCTACCTCACgggaggaaaagtgaaggaggaACAAAACCGGGGCAAGTTCCAG GAACTGGACAGCCAACCCGGAGATCCCAAATGGGTAGATGTCATCGAGCGAGATCTCCACCGACAGTTTCCCTTCCACGAAATGTTTTCAGCCAGGGGGGGACATGG GCAGCAAGACTTGTTCCGTGTGCTGAAGGCGTACACGCTGCACCGTCCCGAGGAGGGCTACTGTCAGGCTCAGGCTCCCATCGCCGCCGTGCTCCTCATGCACATGCCTGCggag GACGCGTTCTGGGTCCTTGTACAGATTTGTGAGAAGTACCTTCCTGGATACTACAGTTCAGGGCTG GAGGCCATCCAGCTGGACGGAGAGATCCTGTACGCTCTGCTGCGGCGGGTGTCTCCCGTGGCGCACCGTCACCTCAAGCAACACAAGCTGGATCCCATCTTGTACATGACCGAGTGGTTCATGTGCGCTTTCTCCCGCACGCTGCCCTGGGCTTCCGTGCTTCGCGTGTGGGACATGTTCCTTTGCGAGG GAGTGAAGATCCTGTTCCGTGTGGGCCTGGTCCTGCTCAAATGCATGCTGGGATCTCAAGAGAAGGTGAGAGCCTGCCCGGGTCTTTACGAAACGATGGAGCGTCTCCGGGCCATACCGCCACAATACATGCAGGAGCGTTTCCTGGTGCAAGAG ACCATAGAGCTGTCCGTATCGGAGAAAGACATCGAGAAAGAGCACCTGGCGCAGCTGCGGCGCTGGAGAGACGCCCGCGGCGACCTCCATTACAGATCCCCTCCCAGGATGCACGGCGCAAAGGCCGTCATGGCCGCCGAGCCGCCGGACCGACAGGATTTGAGGCAGCGGCCCACCATCGTAGTGGAGTCTCCCTCGGAGGTCGACGGCGGCAAGCACACTCGCAAGGCCAGAAGGGAGAATCGGAAGAAGAGCGCTCTGCCGCCGCAGGCGACGGATAAAACGCCGCCGTCTCTCGAGGCACCATCGCCTCTCCTGCAGCCAGTGAGTACGCACGCGTCCAGAGAGAGCGTGAGCAGTGCCGACCACGACACGTATTTGTAG
- the LOC127591474 gene encoding protein phosphatase PTC7 homolog — translation MLSVLSYGRLVARAVLGGLSQTDGHDYSLVTASYGFGKDFRKGILKKGMCYGDDACFIARNKNADVLGVADGVGGWRDYGVDPSQFSATLMRTCERLVKEGRFTPSNPVGILTSGYYELLQNKVPLLGSSTACIVVLDRRSHQLHTCNLGDSGFLVVRAGEVVHRSDEQQHYFNTPFQLSIAPPGAEGVVLSDSPDAADSSSFDVQLGDIILTATDGLFDNMPDYMILQELKKLKTTNYDSVLQTAQSIAKQAHNLAYDPNYMSPFAQFACDNGLNVRGGKPDDITVLLSIVAEYTD, via the exons ATGTTATCCGTACTGTCTTATGGCAGACTGGTAGCCCGGGCTGTCCTCGGTGGACTCTCGCAGACGGACGGGCACGACTACAGCCTCGTTACCGCCAGCTATGGCTTCGGCAAGGACTTTCGAAAGGGGATTCTTAAGAAAGGGATGTGCTATGGGGACGACGCCTGCTTCATCGCGAGGAACAAGAATGCAGACGTTTTGG GCGTAGCGGATGGCGTGGGTGGCTGGCGGGACTACGGCGTAGACCCATCTCAGTTTTCCGCCACGCTGATGAGAACGTGCGAGCGGCTGGTGAAGGAGGGCCGCTTCACTCCCAGCAATCCAGTGGGCATCCTGACGTCTGGCTACTATGAGCTCCTGCAGAACAAGGTTCCGCTTTTAG GGAGCAGCACCGCCTGCATCGTGGTGCTGGATCGACGGAGTCACCAGCTCCACACGTGTAACCTCGGCGACTCGGGCTTCCTGGTGGTGCGCGCAGGCGAGGTGGTGCACCGTTCAGACGAGCAGCAGCACTACTTCAACACGCCCTTCCAGCTTTCTATCGCCCCGCCGGGGGCCGAGGGCGTCGTGCTCAGTGACAG TCCAGATGCCGCTGACAGCTCCTCCTTTGACGTGCAGCTCGGCGACATCATCCTCACCGCCACGGATGGCCTCTTTGACAACATGCCCGACTACATGATTCTTCAGGAGCTCAAGAAGCTCAAG ACCACAAACTATGACAGCGTTCTGCAGACTGCGCAGAGTATCGCAAAGCAAGCTCACAACCTGGCCTACGATCCCAACTACATGTCGCCGTTTGCACAGTTTGCGTGTGACAATGGCCTGAATGTAAGAG GAGGAAAGCCGGATGACATCACGGTGCTGCTGTCCATCGTGGCCGAATATACGGACTAA
- the LOC127591426 gene encoding calcium-binding protein P-like isoform X1 → MMKRWREAALLSFLLICLLKTDSTWARKGGSSSSSSRKSSTSTWGNRGSQSKPSSSNPGSTSNRNTNPYPSGGNYPGAGNRNPSSYPGGGSYPNQNPGRTNPGGYPAGGSYPNQNPAGRNPAAGGYPNQNPAGRNPAAGGYPNQNPAGRNPAGGGYPNQNPNRGGTNQGYPNQYPAAGGYPNQNPARNYPNQNPAAGGGYPNRGGYPAGGSYPAGGSYPAGGGYPNRGGYPVAGGYPAAGGYPNRNPYQYPAAGGYPGRGGSFGYPQGNPNNKILSPHIGGGAYGYGGTGIGGSPFSRSVQSMGYKPKSTGFAKKAMLAAGVGAVAGMAVGYGLGRFPRPHFSFRNPEEEHYYNNYMYRRYGSQSTDEKDFGRDYVYKLPPRAENYDAFMARCMNRTDLLKEQKTNSPGGIQDDDDDTVSIEEIGYPSLVEQMKARRCVENYMVYSERFLEKRKSEHQVQTGRSGPPSVGVAQFFPSLFMLLFSVFLFQ, encoded by the coding sequence ATGATGAAGAGATGGCGTGAGGCGGCTTTGCTGTCTTTCCTCCTCATATGTCTGCTAAAAACCGACTCCACATGGGCCAGAAAAGgagggagcagcagcagcagcagccggaAATCTTCCACCTCCACTTGGGGGAACCGGGGATCGCAATCCAAACCGTCCAGCTCAAATCCGGGAAGCACTTCCAACCGGAACACCAATCCATACCCCTCCGGTGGAAATTATCCTGGAGCAGGAAATAGAAACCCGTCAAGTTATCCAGGAGGCGGAAGTTACCCCAACCAGAATCCTGGCCGAACCAATCCTGGTGGATATCCAGCGGGTGGCAGTTATCCAAACCAGAACCCCGCAGGCCGTAACCCAGCTGCTGGCGGTTATCCAAACCAGAACCCTGCAGGCCGTAACCCAGCTGCTGGCGGTTATCCAAACCAGAACCCTGCAGGCCGTAACCCAGCTGGCGGTGGATACCCCAACCAGAATCCAAACAGAGGCGGTACCAACCAAGGATACCCTAACCAGTACCCGGCTGCTGGAGGTTATCCGAACCAAAATCCTGCAAGGAATTATCCAAATCAGAACCCGGCTGCTGGAGGCGGCTACCCGAACAGGGGTGGTTACCCAGCTGGAGGGAGCTACCCGGCCGGCGGAAGCTACCCGGCCGGAGGGGGCTATCCTAACAGGGGTGGCTACCCAGTTGCGGGAGGCTACCCAGCTGCAGGGGGCTATCCCAACAGAAACCCCTACCAGTATCCAGCTGCAGGTGGTTACCCAGGGCGTGGTGGATCATTCGGCTACCCCCAAGGAAACCCAAATAACAAGATTTTGAGTCCCCACATTGGCGGGGGTGCTTACGGATACGGCGGTACCGGAATAGGAGGGTCTCCCTTCTCCCgttctgtgcagagtatgggtTACAAACCCAAATCTACGGGGTTCGCCAAGAAGGCCATGCTGGCAGCGGGCGTAGGCGCCGTGGCGGGAATGGCGGTGGGATATGGACTGGGGCGCTTCCCCCGACCGCACTTCTCTTTCCGTAACCCTGAGGAAGAGCATTACTATAACAACTACATGTACCGCCGCTACGGCTCACAATCCACCGACGAGAAGGACTTTGGCCGCGATTACGTCTACAAGCTGCCACCCAGAGCCGAGAACTACGACGCATTCATGGCCCGATGTATGAACAGAACGGATCTTCTCAAGGAGCAGAAGACCAACTCCCCTGGGGGTATCCAAGACGACGATGACGACACAGTGAGTATCGAGGAGATCGGCTATCCGTCCCTGGTGGAACAAATGAAGGCCCGGCGCTGCGTGGAGAATTACATGGTCTACTCCGAGCGCTTCCTGGAGAAACGCAAGTCCGAGCATCAGGTCCAGACAGGTCGCAGCGGCCCGCCGAGCGTCGGGGTGGCACAGTTTTTCCCGTCGCTCTTCATGCTGCTGTTCAGCGTGTTCCTGTTCCAGTAA
- the LOC127591426 gene encoding calcium-binding protein P-like isoform X2 → MMKRWREAALLSFLLICLLKTDSTWARKGGSSSSSSRKSSTSTWGNRGSQSKPSSSNPGSTSNRNTNPYPSGGNYPGAGNRNPSSYPGGGSYPNQNPGRTNPGGYPAGGSYPNQNPAGRNPAAGGYPNQNPAGRNPAAGGYPNQNPAGRYPNQNPARNYPNQNPAAGGGYPNRGGYPAGGSYPAGGSYPAGGGYPNRGGYPVAGGYPAAGGYPNRNPYQYPAAGGYPGRGGSFGYPQGNPNNKILSPHIGGGAYGYGGTGIGGSPFSRSVQSMGYKPKSTGFAKKAMLAAGVGAVAGMAVGYGLGRFPRPHFSFRNPEEEHYYNNYMYRRYGSQSTDEKDFGRDYVYKLPPRAENYDAFMARCMNRTDLLKEQKTNSPGGIQDDDDDTVSIEEIGYPSLVEQMKARRCVENYMVYSERFLEKRKSEHQVQTGRSGPPSVGVAQFFPSLFMLLFSVFLFQ, encoded by the exons ATGATGAAGAGATGGCGTGAGGCGGCTTTGCTGTCTTTCCTCCTCATATGTCTGCTAAAAACCGACTCCACATGGGCCAGAAAAGgagggagcagcagcagcagcagccggaAATCTTCCACCTCCACTTGGGGGAACCGGGGATCGCAATCCAAACCGTCCAGCTCAAATCCGGGAAGCACTTCCAACCGGAACACCAATCCATACCCCTCCGGTGGAAATTATCCTGGAGCAGGAAATAGAAACCCGTCAAGTTATCCAGGAGGCGGAAGTTACCCCAACCAGAATCCTGGCCGAACCAATCCTGGTGGATATCCAGCGGGTGGCAGTTATCCAAACCAGAACCCCGCAGGCCGTAACCCAGCTGCTGGCGGTTATCCAAACCAGAACCCTGCAGGCCGTAACCCAGCTGCTGGCGGTTATCCAAACCAGAACCCTGCAGGCC GTTATCCGAACCAAAATCCTGCAAGGAATTATCCAAATCAGAACCCGGCTGCTGGAGGCGGCTACCCGAACAGGGGTGGTTACCCAGCTGGAGGGAGCTACCCGGCCGGCGGAAGCTACCCGGCCGGAGGGGGCTATCCTAACAGGGGTGGCTACCCAGTTGCGGGAGGCTACCCAGCTGCAGGGGGCTATCCCAACAGAAACCCCTACCAGTATCCAGCTGCAGGTGGTTACCCAGGGCGTGGTGGATCATTCGGCTACCCCCAAGGAAACCCAAATAACAAGATTTTGAGTCCCCACATTGGCGGGGGTGCTTACGGATACGGCGGTACCGGAATAGGAGGGTCTCCCTTCTCCCgttctgtgcagagtatgggtTACAAACCCAAATCTACGGGGTTCGCCAAGAAGGCCATGCTGGCAGCGGGCGTAGGCGCCGTGGCGGGAATGGCGGTGGGATATGGACTGGGGCGCTTCCCCCGACCGCACTTCTCTTTCCGTAACCCTGAGGAAGAGCATTACTATAACAACTACATGTACCGCCGCTACGGCTCACAATCCACCGACGAGAAGGACTTTGGCCGCGATTACGTCTACAAGCTGCCACCCAGAGCCGAGAACTACGACGCATTCATGGCCCGATGTATGAACAGAACGGATCTTCTCAAGGAGCAGAAGACCAACTCCCCTGGGGGTATCCAAGACGACGATGACGACACAGTGAGTATCGAGGAGATCGGCTATCCGTCCCTGGTGGAACAAATGAAGGCCCGGCGCTGCGTGGAGAATTACATGGTCTACTCCGAGCGCTTCCTGGAGAAACGCAAGTCCGAGCATCAGGTCCAGACAGGTCGCAGCGGCCCGCCGAGCGTCGGGGTGGCACAGTTTTTCCCGTCGCTCTTCATGCTGCTGTTCAGCGTGTTCCTGTTCCAGTAA